A single region of the Streptomyces vilmorinianum genome encodes:
- a CDS encoding alkaline phosphatase PhoX: MERRSFLRGAVIGTSAAAFGGTLMRGAAYAAPAQPGAGPYGALGAADANGIQLPSGFSSRVIARSGQTVAGTSYTWHNAPDGGACFADGTGWIYVSNSEISTTGGASAIKFNSSGGITGAYRILSNTNRNCAGGATPWNTWLSCEEVSTGYVYETDPWGVNAAVRRAAMGRFNHEAAAADPVRKVIYLTEDASDGCFYRFVPNTWGNLSSGTLQVLKAGTSTSGSFTWATVPDPDGSPTATRKQVSGAKKFNGGEGCHYANDTVWFTTKGDNRVWQLNLTTSTYELAYDDSLVVGGGAPLTGVDNVTGSSSGDLFIAEDGGNMEICIITPDDVVAPFLRINGQSGSEITGPAFSPDGSRLYFSSQRGTSGSSSGGITYEVTGPFRA; the protein is encoded by the coding sequence GTGGAGCGACGCAGTTTCCTGCGCGGAGCGGTCATCGGTACGTCGGCCGCCGCCTTCGGCGGCACCCTGATGCGCGGTGCCGCCTACGCGGCCCCCGCCCAGCCCGGCGCCGGCCCCTACGGGGCCCTCGGGGCGGCCGACGCCAACGGCATCCAGCTGCCGAGCGGATTCAGCAGCCGGGTGATCGCCCGGTCCGGCCAGACGGTCGCCGGCACCTCGTACACCTGGCACAACGCCCCCGACGGCGGCGCCTGCTTCGCCGACGGCACCGGCTGGATCTACGTCTCCAACTCGGAGATCTCCACCACCGGCGGCGCGAGCGCGATCAAGTTCAACTCCTCGGGAGGCATCACCGGTGCCTACCGCATCCTCTCCAACACCAACCGCAACTGCGCGGGCGGCGCGACCCCGTGGAACACCTGGCTCTCCTGCGAGGAGGTCAGCACCGGCTATGTCTACGAGACCGACCCGTGGGGTGTGAACGCGGCCGTCCGCCGGGCCGCGATGGGCCGGTTCAACCACGAGGCCGCCGCCGCCGACCCGGTGCGCAAGGTGATCTACCTGACCGAGGACGCCTCCGACGGCTGCTTCTACCGCTTCGTCCCGAACACCTGGGGCAACCTCTCGTCCGGCACCCTCCAGGTCTTGAAGGCCGGCACCTCGACCTCCGGCTCCTTCACCTGGGCCACCGTGCCCGACCCGGACGGCTCGCCCACCGCGACCCGTAAGCAGGTCTCCGGGGCGAAGAAGTTCAACGGCGGCGAGGGCTGCCACTACGCCAACGACACCGTCTGGTTCACCACCAAGGGCGACAACCGGGTCTGGCAGCTCAACCTCACCACCAGCACCTACGAACTGGCCTACGACGACTCGCTGGTGGTCGGCGGCGGCGCCCCGCTGACCGGGGTCGACAACGTCACCGGCTCCTCCTCCGGCGACCTGTTCATCGCCGAGGACGGCGGCAACATGGAGATCTGCATCATCACGCCGGACGACGTCGTCGCCCCGTTCCTGCGGATCAACGGCCAGTCCGGCTCCGAGATCACGGGACCGGCCTTCTCCCCCGACGGCAGCCGGCTGTACTTCTCCAGCCAGCGCGGCACGAGCGGCAGCTCCTCGGGCGGCATCACCTACGAGGTGACGGGTCCGTTCCGCGCGTAG
- a CDS encoding VOC family protein, which produces MSQMIFVNLPVKDLETSKTFWSKLGYSFNPQFTDETAACMVISDTIFAMLLTEAKFKEFTTPGKEIADATRTSEVLVALSADSREKVDELVDGALASGGSAAKEPMDYGTMYGRSFTDPDGHHWEVMWMDPAAVQG; this is translated from the coding sequence ATGTCCCAGATGATCTTCGTGAACCTGCCCGTGAAGGACCTCGAGACCTCGAAGACCTTCTGGAGCAAGCTCGGCTACTCCTTCAACCCGCAGTTCACCGACGAGACCGCCGCCTGCATGGTCATCAGCGACACGATCTTCGCGATGCTCCTGACCGAGGCCAAGTTCAAGGAGTTCACCACGCCGGGCAAGGAGATCGCCGACGCGACGAGGACGAGCGAGGTGCTGGTGGCCCTGAGCGCCGACAGCCGCGAGAAGGTCGACGAGCTCGTGGACGGCGCGCTCGCCTCGGGCGGGTCCGCGGCGAAGGAGCCCATGGACTACGGCACGATGTACGGCCGCTCCTTCACGGACCCCGACGGCCACCACTGGGAGGTCATGTGGATGGACCCGGCCGCCGTCCAGGGCTGA
- a CDS encoding ArsR/SmtB family transcription factor: MLRIHFTASDVAGVRMAARPDVLWETILSFHRLRDRRGALLYGEWRADTRTRLNGETRLLAALVPSRGYFPDFLTPSEGVQGLDEGLEAMRATPQARLRSELALLGADRAGGRTVPHSLRALAEGGSEPFSRLIGALRSYHRAAIEPYWPHIRARVEAERALRGRALLDGGADELLASLPMFRWRAPVLEADYPVERDLHLDGRGLLLQPSYFCRGTPVVLRDPTLPPVLVYPTSHCEVPSVREPGGSSSLAKLVGNTRSAVLHAIGDGGTTSELARRAGVSLASASQHAGVLREAGLVATLRHGNAVLHTLTPLGAALLGGAQRVAGPSPAPVERLYARNGPVTS; the protein is encoded by the coding sequence ATGCTGCGGATTCATTTCACCGCGAGCGACGTGGCGGGGGTCCGGATGGCGGCCCGGCCGGACGTTCTCTGGGAAACCATTCTCAGTTTTCACCGTTTAAGAGACCGGCGCGGGGCGCTCCTCTACGGGGAATGGCGCGCGGACACCCGCACACGGCTCAACGGTGAGACCCGGCTCCTGGCGGCCCTGGTCCCCAGCCGCGGCTACTTCCCCGACTTCCTGACCCCGTCCGAGGGCGTGCAGGGCCTCGACGAGGGGCTGGAGGCGATGCGGGCGACCCCGCAGGCCCGGCTCCGCTCCGAGCTGGCCCTGCTGGGCGCCGACCGGGCCGGCGGCCGGACCGTGCCCCATTCGCTGCGCGCCCTCGCCGAGGGCGGCTCCGAGCCGTTCAGCCGGCTCATCGGGGCCCTGCGCAGCTATCACCGGGCCGCGATCGAGCCGTACTGGCCCCACATCCGGGCGCGGGTCGAGGCCGAGCGGGCGCTGCGCGGCCGGGCCCTGCTCGACGGCGGCGCCGACGAACTCCTGGCCTCCCTGCCGATGTTCCGCTGGCGGGCCCCCGTCCTGGAGGCCGACTACCCCGTCGAGCGCGATCTCCACCTCGACGGCCGGGGCCTGCTGCTCCAGCCCTCGTACTTCTGCCGCGGCACCCCGGTCGTCCTGCGCGACCCCACGCTGCCCCCGGTGCTCGTCTACCCGACGAGCCACTGCGAGGTGCCGAGCGTCCGGGAGCCGGGCGGGTCGTCCTCGCTGGCCAAGCTGGTCGGCAACACCCGTTCCGCGGTGCTGCACGCCATCGGCGACGGCGGCACCACCAGCGAACTGGCCCGCAGGGCGGGGGTGTCGCTCGCCTCGGCCAGCCAGCACGCGGGCGTGCTGCGCGAGGCCGGGCTCGTCGCCACCCTGCGGCACGGCAACGCGGTCCTGCACACACTGACGCCGCTGGGCGCCGCCTTGCTCGGCGGCGCCCAGCGGGTCGCGGGGCCCTCGCCGGCCCCCGTGGAGCGTCTCTACGCGCGGAACGGACCCGTCACCTCGTAG
- the nirD gene encoding nitrite reductase small subunit NirD: MKLELSHDIEADAWIPVCETSRLTPGRGVAALLPDGRQAALFVDRAGRAYAIENRDPFTGAQVLSRGLLGSAGGRTFVASPLLKQRFDLETGKCLDDEDVSVAVFPVRTV, encoded by the coding sequence ATGAAGCTCGAACTCTCCCACGACATCGAGGCCGACGCCTGGATCCCGGTCTGCGAGACCTCCCGGCTGACGCCGGGCCGGGGCGTGGCCGCGCTGCTCCCCGACGGCCGCCAGGCGGCGCTCTTCGTGGACCGCGCGGGGCGTGCGTACGCGATCGAGAACCGCGATCCCTTCACCGGGGCCCAGGTGCTCTCCCGGGGGCTGCTCGGGTCGGCCGGCGGTCGGACGTTCGTGGCCTCGCCGCTCCTGAAGCAGCGCTTCGACCTGGAGACGGGGAAGTGCCTGGACGACGAGGACGTCTCGGTGGCGGTCTTCCCGGTCCGCACGGTGTGA